The Doryrhamphus excisus isolate RoL2022-K1 chromosome 1, RoL_Dexc_1.0, whole genome shotgun sequence genome includes a window with the following:
- the LOC131135950 gene encoding CD209 antigen-like: MDVQDGNGGYKHLLMDGAKLRHSVYALKNSPFRAATLFLGLLCVVLVTGLIGQSVHYWGVRKDTENKLEATRMEKDNLQENLKTVQNEKRNLASSQEQLQHNYDYLSKMKTQIETNNNLLTAEAKKLKESQSQLEVSNVALNKELEQLKANKEQLQSNNDALSTGRDLLQQKYDSLIKSKTTLQANYDTATKERDHLQNQFNIATRSKEKLQVSYISLVKDVEHLQERYKSSSKEKDHLTDSHQNLTLENANLQATYTTLSKATDELMASYNSTVEDKQELEKTLRNVTADRDLQRIVITNLTAEVEQLKATITVLNATKAKNCPSGWRKFETSCYYYSSTTKKTWYLSRSNCQAKGADLVIINSKEEMEFVNGLFSSSKEVWMGLTDQGVEGQWKWVDGTSLTISFWADDQPNSYNGDQDCVEFWYRSSGKAEWNDEKCSSKKNWVCEM, from the exons ATGGACGTCCAGGATGGGAATGGTGGCTACAAGCATCTTCTAATGGATGGCGCCAAGCTTCGACATTCAG TTTATGCATTGAAAAACAGTCCTTTCAGGGCTGCTACGCTCTTCCTTGGCTTGCTGTGTGTTGTCCTGGTGACCGGGCTCATCGGTCAATCGGTCCATT ACTGGGGAGTAAGAAAAGACACGGAGAATAAGTTGGAAGCCACGAGAATGGAGAAAGACAACTTACAAGAGAACCTGAAGACTGTACAGAACGAGAAGAGGAATCTTGCCTCCAGCCAGGAGCAGTTGCAACACAATTATGACTACCTATCTAAAATGAAAACCCAAATAGAAACCAACAACAATCTACTTACTGCGGAAGCCAAGAAACTGAAAGAGAGTCAAAGCCAACTGGAAGTCAGTAACGTCGCTTTAAATAAAGAGCTTGAGCAGCTGAAGGCCAACAAGGAGCAGTTGCAGAGTAATAATGACGCCTTGTCTACTGGCAGAGACCTGCTACAGCAAAAGTACGATTCACTGATCAAGAGCAAAACCACATTGCAGGCTAACTATGACACCGCGACCAAAGAGAGGGACCACTTGCAGAACCAGTTCAATATCGCCACACGGTCCAAGGAGAAACTACAAGTGAGTTACATCAGCCTGGTAAAGGACGTGGAACACCTACAGGAGCGCTACAAGTCCTCCTCCAAAGAGAAGGACCACCTTACCGACAGTCACCAAAATCTGACCTTGGAGAACGCTAATTTGCAGGCCACATACACGACACTCAGCAAAGCCACGGATGAATTAATGGCCTCCTACAATTCCACCGTTGAAGACAAACAAGAACTTGAAAAGACGTTGAGAAACGTGACGGCAGACAGAGACCTGCAGAGAATAGTCATCACCAACCTGACTGCTGAGGTGGAACAGCTGAAGGCGACCATCACCGTACTGAACGCAACTAAAG CTAAGAACTGTCCGAGTGGCTGGAGGAAGTTTGAGAccagctgttattattattcttctacAACCAAGAAGACCTGGTACCTGAGTAGAAGCAACTGTCAAGCAAAAGGAGCTGACCTGGTCATCATAAACAGCAAAGAGGAAATG GAATTTGTGAATGGCTTGTTTTCAAGTAGCAAGGAGGTCTGGATGGGACTGACTGATCAGGGTGTAGAGGGCCAGTGGAAGTGGGTGGATGGGACTTCTCTGACCATATC GTTCTGGGCTGACGACCAGCCCAACAGTTACAATGGAGACCAAGACTGCGTGGAGTTTTGGTACCGCTCATCAGGAAAGGCTGAATGGAACGATGAGAAATGTAGTTCAAAGAAAAATTGGGTGTGTGAGATGTAG
- the LOC131135966 gene encoding calcium-binding protein 2-like isoform X1 — protein sequence MRCPSDYQAVCDALQTDQKDRLDTADVSVRHVGAARMSGGKSTSSMDVPEGKLVKKGSIKKKIESLRRWSSASIKRPPKPKAKTLSLSSPVGDPDELWLQEGDRRKLRPIVDSVFGQDRDLRPEEMEELREAFREFDKDKDGFISCKDLGECMRTMGYMPTEMELIELSQQICGGRVDFEDFVELMGPKMLAETADMIGVKELRDAFKEFDSDGDGQISLGELREAMKKLMGEQLNHREIDEILRDVDLNGDGEVDFEEFVRMMSR from the exons ATGAGATGCCCCTCAGATTATCAAGCGGTGTGCGATGCTCTACAGACAGATCAAAAGGACCGCCTGGACACAGCAGACGTCTCTGTGCGCCACGTTGGGGCTGCGAGGATGTCCGGCGGGAAGAGTACGTCATCCATGGATGTACCCGAGGGGAAGTTGGTGAAAAAG GGTTCCATCAAAAAGAAGATTGAGTCTCTCAGGCGCTGGAGTTCAGCGAGCATCAAGAGACCGCCAAAACCAAAGGCCAAAACCTTAAGCCTATCCTCCCCCGTGGGAGACCCCGATGAGCTTTGGCTGCAGGAGGGAGACAGGAGGAAGTTGAGACCCATCGTGGATTCCGTCTTCGGTCAG GACCGAGACCTGCGGCCTGAAGAGATGGAAG AGCTCCGTGAGGCGTTCAGGGAGTTCGACAAAGACAAGGATGGCTTCATCAGTTGCAAGGATCTTGGCGAGTGCATGAGGACGATGGGGTACATGCCGACAGAGATGGAACTGATCGAGCTCAGCCAGCAGATCT GTGGCGGCAGAGTAGACTTTGAAGATTTTGTCGAGTTGATGGGTCCGAAGATGTTGGCTGAAACCGCAGACATGATCGGAGTCAAAGAGCTTCGGGATGCCTTTAAAGAG TTTGACTCGGATGGAGATGGCCAGATCAGCCTCGGGGAGCTGAGAGAAGCCATGAAGAAGTTGATGGGCGAGCAACTAAACCACCGTGAGATCGATGAGATTCTACGTGACGTCGACCTCAACGGGGACGGCGAGGTGGACTTTGAAG agtTTGTGCGGATGATGTCTCGCTAA
- the LOC131135966 gene encoding calcium-binding protein 2-like isoform X2 → MGNINKTSGKKSNKGASPVERSGAPLAAAMLGDLKDAGEMDTEEDEDRGSEPEFDEPLCALVKNCNMLHNIVGPACIFLKQGFAQSQIDRDLRPEEMEELREAFREFDKDKDGFISCKDLGECMRTMGYMPTEMELIELSQQICGGRVDFEDFVELMGPKMLAETADMIGVKELRDAFKEFDSDGDGQISLGELREAMKKLMGEQLNHREIDEILRDVDLNGDGEVDFEEFVRMMSR, encoded by the exons ATGGGAAACATCAACAAAACGTCTGGGAAAAAAAGTAACAAG GGGGCGTCGCCTGTAGAGAGGAGCGGGGCCCCGCTGGCTGCGGCCATGCTGGGGGACCTGAAAGATGCAGGTGAGATGGACACCGAAGAAGATGAAGACAGAGGAAGCGAGCCGGAGTTCGACGAGCCGCTGTGTGCTCTGGTTAAGAACTGCAACATGCTGCACAACATTGTGGGGCCCGCTTGCATCTTCCTCAAGCAAGGCTTTGCACAGAGCCAGATC GACCGAGACCTGCGGCCTGAAGAGATGGAAG AGCTCCGTGAGGCGTTCAGGGAGTTCGACAAAGACAAGGATGGCTTCATCAGTTGCAAGGATCTTGGCGAGTGCATGAGGACGATGGGGTACATGCCGACAGAGATGGAACTGATCGAGCTCAGCCAGCAGATCT GTGGCGGCAGAGTAGACTTTGAAGATTTTGTCGAGTTGATGGGTCCGAAGATGTTGGCTGAAACCGCAGACATGATCGGAGTCAAAGAGCTTCGGGATGCCTTTAAAGAG TTTGACTCGGATGGAGATGGCCAGATCAGCCTCGGGGAGCTGAGAGAAGCCATGAAGAAGTTGATGGGCGAGCAACTAAACCACCGTGAGATCGATGAGATTCTACGTGACGTCGACCTCAACGGGGACGGCGAGGTGGACTTTGAAG agtTTGTGCGGATGATGTCTCGCTAA
- the LOC131130062 gene encoding prostaglandin D2 receptor 2, whose product MANANFTANPSEEERFCPLLQLMQGHALNNNNTKTNWIVVCFHGLVSCLGILENALILWVVGYRLQRRTVASVWVLNLAMSDFLATLTLPLFTLYLSSSHSWELGNPLCKIQASIFFLNMFVSAFLLAAISLDRCLLVVKPVWCQNHRSVPRAWRVCMLAWLWAAINTFPYFLFRSVTDTVDQRKLCYHNFALYQWSEATLERDCEVRQTATTISKMLLAFLIPLVVIAGSYITIGLSLRNRNRRRLRSTRVHTALIASDNNNGSGATSPSSRNGTFKPTLFGRSLSLSAASSSSFNSHSQLSQSFTKMVTFVIAAFAMCWAPYHIFCMIEVSALYYGDYLKAVEVGLPLATTIAFLNPVLNPILYAFSCPHFCVRIRQSLGAVFDGLVEEGGGKLLSPGRSIRAHIRQKSGRASPSPTLPKTQPGTLPVYAPSHNPGTPSFYAPSHNQ is encoded by the coding sequence ATGGCAAACGCAAACTTCACTGCCAATCCCTCGGAGGAAGAGCGGTTTTGTCCGCTGCTGCAGCTCATGCAGGGACACGccctgaacaacaacaacaccaagaCCAACTGGATTGTGGTCTGCTTTCACGGTCTGGTCTCCTGCCTTGGGATTTTGGAGAACGCCCTGATCCTATGGGTGGTCGGTTACCGCCTGCAGCGCCGCACCGTGGCCTCGGTTTGGGTGCTCAACCTGGCCATGTCTGACTTCCTCGCCACGTTGACACTCCCCCTTTTCACGCTCTACCTTAGCTCCTCCCACAGCTGGGAGCTCGGGAACCCTCTCTGCAAAATACAAGCCTCCATATTTTTCTTGAACATGTTCGTGTCCGCGTTCCTGTTAGCGGCCATTTCACTCGACCGCTGCCTTCTGGTGGTCAAGCCGGTGTGGTGCCAGAATCATCGATCGGTTCCACGGGCGTGGAGAGTGTGTATGCTGGCGTGGCTTTGGGCGGCAATCAACACATTTCCGTACTTCCTGTTTCGTTCTGTGACTGACACGGTGGATCAACGGAAGCTATGCTATCATAATTTTGCCTTGTATCAATGGTCCGAAGCCACGCTCGAGAGAGACTGCGAAGTAAGGCAAACGGCGACGACTATTTCCAAGATGTTGCTGGCGTTCCTGATTCCGCTTGTGGTCATCGCCGGAAGTTACATCACAATCGGGCTCAGCTTGAGGAACAGGAATCGTAGGAGGCTGCGGAGTACAAGGGTACATACGGCGTTAATTGCTTCGGATAATAACAACGGATCGGGAGCTACGAGTCCATCATCACGGAACGGCACTTTCAAGCCTACGTTGTTTGGCCGATCTTTATCCCTTTCGGCCGCTTCCTCGTCATCCTTCAACAGCCACAGCCAACTTTCCCAGAGCTTCACCAAAATGGTGACGTTTGTGATTGCGGCGTTTGCGATGTGCTGGGCTCCCTATCACATCTTTTGTATGATCGAGGTATCGGCGCTGTACTACGGGGACTACCTCAAAGCGGTGGAGGTGGGATTGCCTCTCGCCACGACCATCGCGTTTCTGAATCCGGTGTTGAATCCGATTCTTTACGCCTTCAGCTGCCCGCACTTTTGCGTGAGAATACGACAAAGTCTCGGAGCAGTCTTTGACGGACTTGTCGAAGAGGGAGGAGGGAAACTGTTGTCCCCCGGAAGGAGCATACGAGCTCATATCAGACAAAAAAGCGGACGAGCTTCACCGAGTCCGACTTTGCCGAAGACTCAGCCTGGAACCCTGCCCGTCTACGCCCCATCTCACAATCCAGGCACCCCCTCCTTCTACGCTCCATCTCACAATCAGTAA